A genomic region of Raphanus sativus cultivar WK10039 chromosome 6, ASM80110v3, whole genome shotgun sequence contains the following coding sequences:
- the LOC130496406 gene encoding uncharacterized protein At4g02000-like — MEVWIRIRHIPLVYFTIDTMFTLASEVGKVKEIAYDPKVSQTKDYIRALITFDVDKPAKATRQLNVPGGEAVTIGFVFEKIHKCCFHCLRLTHGKIRCPYLKRGFNKDKQQEPENQMVVRTSQDHESPSTSTEPKGRQLEGPPGFPHPPSSLNSQKRNMRWLCSISLTPTKQRGEPESRELKKG, encoded by the coding sequence ATGGAGGTCTGGATCCGGATCCGTCATATACCTCTAGTCTACTTCACCATTGATACCATGTTCACTCTAGCCTCGGAGGTGGGTAAGGTTAAGGAGATCGCATATGATCCGAAAGTTTCGCAAACTAAGGATTATATAAGAGCCCTGATCACTTTTGATGTTGACAAACCGGCGAAAGCTACTCGTCAGCTTAATGTTCCGGGAGGCGAAGCTGTGACTATTGGCTTTGTGTTTGAGAAGATACATAAATGTTGCTTTCATTGTCTCCGACTCACCCACGGGAAAATCAGGTGCCCTTATCTCAAGAGAGGTTTTAACAAGGACAAGCAACAGGAACCAGAGAATCAAATGGTGGTGAGAACATCTCAGGATCATGAATCTCCATCCACTAGCACTGAGCCTAAGGGCAGACAGCTTGAAGGCCCTCCAGGCTTTCCCCACCCCCCCTCTTCCCTGAACTCTCAAAAGAGGAACATGCGATGGCTTTGCTCTATATCTCTCACGCCGACGAAACAGAGAGGAGAGCCAGAATCCAGAGAGTTAAAAAAGGGATAG
- the LOC108809464 gene encoding ethylene-responsive transcription factor ERF119-like isoform X2, with product MLSVSWVCLSFIKAASTSLHNTVVDSSYLHRVPCKLSPERTCWVVKTCGDFRINQHFLVWFEMAEQKKRSYLGATKPCKNLKRNTFQLNRLPGLSEDLKTMRKLRFVVSDPYATDYSSSEEEEETYQTRKRYVCEIDRPFSQSESESSSCHNDESKAKTSSVKKPVGVRQRKWGKWAAEIRHPITKTRTWLGTYETLEQAAHAYATKKLEFDALSAGASSENALSDESDSASGSNVEAVSSIDLDKKLIDFNLTDLQIPDMGFFIDESLISNACELDFLLPEESDRFLDDMNIIRLECDGPSDLPDYDFSDVEIDLGLIGNTIDNKFAFFDHHLATPLNIACL from the exons ATGCTCTCTGTTTCTTGGGTGTGTCTCTCGTTCATCAAAGCTGCATCTACTAGCTTACACAACACAGTTGTTGATTCCTCGTATTTACATCGTGTCCCATGCAAGTTAAGCCCTGAAAG gaCTTGTTGGGTAGTAAAAACTTGTGGAGACTTTCGCATAAATCAACACTTCCT GGTTTGGTTTGAAATGGCTGAGCAAAAGAAGCGCTCTTACTTGGGAGCCACGAAACCCTGCAAAAACCTCAAGAGGAATACTTTTCAGCTAAACCGCCTCCCTGGTTTATCTGAAGATTTGAAGACTATGAGAAAACTTCGTTTCGTAGTGAGTGATCCTTACGCTACTGACTATTCATccagtgaagaagaagaagaaacgtaTCAGACAAGGAAACGTTATGTCTGTGAGATCGACCGTCCCTTTTCTCAATCAGAATCTGAGAGCTCGTCTTGTCATAATGATGAAAGCAAAGCCAAAACCTCTAGTGTCAAGAAGCCTGTTGGTGTAAGGCAGAGGAAATGGGGCAAATGGGCTGCTGAGATTAGACATCCAATCACCAAAACAAGAACTTGGTTGGGTACTTACGAGACACTTGAACAAGCAGCTCATGCTTATGCTACTAAGAAGCTCGAGTTTGATGCTTTGTCTGCTGGTGCTTCGTCTGAGAATGCTCTGTCAGATGAGTCTGATTCGGCATCAGGATCTAACGTTGAAGCTGTGTCAAGCATTGATCTTGATAAGAAGTTGATTGACTTTAACTTGACAGATCTACAGATTCCAGATATGGGTTTCTTCATTGATGAGTCATTGATCTCGAATGCATGTGAGCTTGATTTTCTATTGCCAGAAGAGAGCGACCGGTTCTTAGATGATATGAACATCATTCGTCTCGAATGTGACGGTCCAAGCGACCTTCCAGACTATGACTTCTCCGACGTGGAGATCGATCTTGGTCTCATTGGAAACACCATTGACAACAAGTTTGCTTTCTTCGATCATCATCTCGCAACTCCTCTTAATATCGCGTGCCTATAA
- the LOC108809464 gene encoding ethylene-responsive transcription factor ERF119-like isoform X1 — protein sequence MAEQKKRSYLGATKPCKNLKRNTFQLNRLPGLSEDLKTMRKLRFVVSDPYATDYSSSEEEEETYQTRKRYVCEIDRPFSQSESESSSCHNDESKAKTSSVKKPVGVRQRKWGKWAAEIRHPITKTRTWLGTYETLEQAAHAYATKKLEFDALSAGASSENALSDESDSASGSNVEAVSSIDLDKKLIDFNLTDLQIPDMGFFIDESLISNACELDFLLPEESDRFLDDMNIIRLECDGPSDLPDYDFSDVEIDLGLIGNTIDNKFAFFDHHLATPLNIACL from the coding sequence ATGGCTGAGCAAAAGAAGCGCTCTTACTTGGGAGCCACGAAACCCTGCAAAAACCTCAAGAGGAATACTTTTCAGCTAAACCGCCTCCCTGGTTTATCTGAAGATTTGAAGACTATGAGAAAACTTCGTTTCGTAGTGAGTGATCCTTACGCTACTGACTATTCATccagtgaagaagaagaagaaacgtaTCAGACAAGGAAACGTTATGTCTGTGAGATCGACCGTCCCTTTTCTCAATCAGAATCTGAGAGCTCGTCTTGTCATAATGATGAAAGCAAAGCCAAAACCTCTAGTGTCAAGAAGCCTGTTGGTGTAAGGCAGAGGAAATGGGGCAAATGGGCTGCTGAGATTAGACATCCAATCACCAAAACAAGAACTTGGTTGGGTACTTACGAGACACTTGAACAAGCAGCTCATGCTTATGCTACTAAGAAGCTCGAGTTTGATGCTTTGTCTGCTGGTGCTTCGTCTGAGAATGCTCTGTCAGATGAGTCTGATTCGGCATCAGGATCTAACGTTGAAGCTGTGTCAAGCATTGATCTTGATAAGAAGTTGATTGACTTTAACTTGACAGATCTACAGATTCCAGATATGGGTTTCTTCATTGATGAGTCATTGATCTCGAATGCATGTGAGCTTGATTTTCTATTGCCAGAAGAGAGCGACCGGTTCTTAGATGATATGAACATCATTCGTCTCGAATGTGACGGTCCAAGCGACCTTCCAGACTATGACTTCTCCGACGTGGAGATCGATCTTGGTCTCATTGGAAACACCATTGACAACAAGTTTGCTTTCTTCGATCATCATCTCGCAACTCCTCTTAATATCGCGTGCCTATAA
- the LOC108809093 gene encoding protein NIM1-INTERACTING 2 translates to MSSEKKQERLGEDNGDGNKGLSSTEVVRTVTEEEVDEFFKILRRVHVATRTAAKVNVGVDERELPSKKRKRSQSLGLVNSLHGNGVRDGELDGITRVGLRNSGLDLNCKPEPETVSL, encoded by the coding sequence ATGAGCTCGGAGAAGAAACAAGAACGCCTCGGAGAAGATAACGGTGATGGAAACAAAGGGTTATCGTCAACGGAAGTTGTACGTACGGTAACGGAGGAAGAAGTGGATGAGTTTTTCAAGATACTACGTAGAGTACACGTGGCAACACGGACGGCTGCGAAAGTTAACGTCGGTGTCGATGAACGAGAGTTACCGTCTAAGAAAAGGAAACGGAGTCAGAGTCTTGGTTTGGTAAACTCATTGCATGGTAACGGTGTTAGAGATGGAGAACTCGATGGAATAACTCGGGTCGGGTTAAGGAATTCGGGTTTGGATCTGAACTGTAAACCGGAACCTGAAACCGTTAGTTTGTAA